In the Rhinoraja longicauda isolate Sanriku21f chromosome 40, sRhiLon1.1, whole genome shotgun sequence genome, one interval contains:
- the LOC144611384 gene encoding galectin-2-like has protein sequence MDPGTIMDTEMTLYDVGLAPRSSVEIRGKVREVSERFQIDIGRDTDNIALHFNPRFEGYQHAVAINSRQRGNWQGEVKTSEFPFKRGDDFKVLINFDGDEFDIVSQDGHSVKFPNRLGDNVFNYLKVNGNIDLHFLKMTH, from the exons ATGGATCCAGGTACCATTATGGACACG GAGATGACATTATATGATGTGGGACTGGCACCTCGTAGCTCTGTAGAGATCCGCGGAAAGGTCAGAGAAGTGTCGGAGAG ATTCCAAATTGATATAGGACGGGATACTGATAACATCGCGCTGCATTTTAACCCTCGGTTTGAAGGCTACCAACATGCTGTGGCCATCAACAGCCGACAAAGGGGCAATTGGCAGGGAGAGGTCAAGACTTCTGAATTTCCCTTTAAGAGGGGTGATGATTTCAAG GTTCTCATCAACTTTGACGGAGATGAATTTGATATCGTCTCCCAGGATGGTCACAGTGTGAAATTCCCTAATCGACTTGGGGACAACGTGTTCAACTACCTCAAGGTGAACGGAAATATCGACCTGCACTTCCTCAAAATGACTCACTGA